A genomic region of Vitreoscilla filiformis contains the following coding sequences:
- the fdx gene encoding ISC system 2Fe-2S type ferredoxin — MPVIKILPHVELCPHGDEIEAPAGTSICEALVENGIALEHACEMSCACTTCHVVVKQGFDSLGETDEIEDDMLDKAWGLTPTSRLACQAILSDDDVVIEIPRYTINHARERH, encoded by the coding sequence ATGCCCGTCATCAAAATCCTGCCCCACGTTGAGCTGTGCCCGCACGGTGACGAGATCGAAGCGCCCGCTGGCACCTCGATTTGCGAAGCCTTGGTGGAAAACGGCATCGCCCTCGAACACGCTTGTGAAATGAGCTGCGCTTGCACCACCTGCCATGTGGTGGTGAAGCAAGGCTTTGATTCGCTGGGTGAAACCGACGAAATCGAGGACGACATGCTCGACAAAGCCTGGGGCCTGACGCCGACCTCGCGCCTCGCCTGCCAAGCCATTCTGAGCGATGACGATGTGGTGATCGAGATCCCGCGCTACACCATCAACCACGCCCGCGAGCGGCACTGA
- a CDS encoding NADH-quinone oxidoreductase subunit D yields the protein MAEIKNYTLNFGPQHPAAHGVLRLVLELDGEVIQRADPHIGLLHRATEKLAEQKTFIQSLPYMDRLDYVSMMCNEHAYCLAIEKMLGIDVPVRAQYIRVMFSEITRLLNHLLWLGCHGLDCGAMNICIYCFREREDLFDMYEAVSGARMHAAYFRPGGVYRDLPDSMPQYQVSKLKNERAIKKLNENRQGSLLDFIDDFVQRFPAMMDDYETLLTDNRIWKQRTVGIGVISPERALNMGLTGAMLRGSGIAWDLRKTQPYDVYAKMDFDVPVGVNGDTYDRYLVRIAEMRQSNRIIKQCVDWLRANPGPVITDNHKVAPPSRVAMKTSMEELIHHFKLFSEGFRVPESEAYAAVEHPKGEFGIYLVSDGANKPYRLKIRAPGFAHLAALDELSRGHMIADAVAVIGTMDIVFGEIDR from the coding sequence ATGGCAGAAATTAAGAACTACACCCTGAACTTCGGTCCGCAGCACCCGGCCGCACACGGCGTGCTGCGCCTGGTGCTGGAGCTGGATGGCGAAGTCATTCAGCGCGCCGACCCTCACATTGGCCTGTTGCACCGCGCCACCGAAAAGTTGGCTGAGCAAAAGACCTTCATTCAGTCGCTGCCCTACATGGATCGGCTGGATTACGTGTCGATGATGTGCAACGAGCACGCTTACTGCTTGGCCATCGAAAAGATGCTGGGCATTGACGTGCCGGTGCGTGCCCAGTACATCCGCGTGATGTTCTCCGAGATCACCCGTTTGCTGAACCACCTGCTGTGGTTGGGCTGCCACGGGTTGGACTGCGGCGCGATGAACATCTGTATCTACTGCTTCCGCGAGCGTGAAGATCTCTTCGACATGTACGAAGCGGTGTCGGGAGCCCGGATGCACGCGGCTTACTTCCGTCCGGGTGGCGTTTACCGCGATCTGCCGGACTCCATGCCGCAGTATCAGGTTAGCAAGCTCAAGAACGAACGTGCGATCAAGAAGCTCAACGAAAACCGTCAAGGCTCGTTGTTGGACTTCATCGACGATTTCGTTCAGCGCTTCCCGGCCATGATGGACGACTACGAAACGCTGCTGACCGACAACCGGATCTGGAAGCAACGTACGGTCGGCATTGGTGTCATCTCGCCGGAACGCGCTTTGAACATGGGTCTGACGGGTGCCATGTTGCGCGGCTCGGGTATCGCGTGGGATCTGCGCAAGACTCAGCCTTACGACGTCTACGCCAAGATGGACTTCGACGTGCCTGTGGGCGTCAACGGCGACACCTATGACCGTTATTTGGTGCGCATCGCCGAAATGCGTCAGTCCAATCGCATCATCAAGCAGTGCGTGGACTGGTTGCGTGCCAACCCGGGCCCGGTCATCACCGACAACCACAAGGTGGCACCGCCCTCGCGTGTGGCGATGAAGACCAGCATGGAAGAGCTGATCCACCACTTCAAGCTCTTCTCCGAAGGTTTCCGTGTGCCTGAGAGCGAGGCCTACGCTGCCGTGGAGCACCCGAAGGGTGAGTTCGGCATCTATTTGGTGAGCGACGGCGCTAACAAGCCTTATCGCCTGAAGATCCGCGCTCCGGGTTTTGCCCACCTGGCTGCTCTGGACGAGCTGTCGCGCGGCCACATGATTGCCGACGCGGTGGCCGTGATCGGCACCATGGACATCGTGTTTGGTGAGATTGACCGATGA
- a CDS encoding branched-chain amino acid ABC transporter substrate-binding protein has protein sequence MMSPTSLPTRRQWVQQIAGAVGLLAGMSAAVAAAPAEPIRLALIEGLSGPFGNAGEAVFRNLQFTVERVNARGGVKLPGGARPLALLRLDSKGNTEEALSLLRSAIDQGARFILQGNSSATAAALIDALNKHNEREPQRRVLFLNYSAVDPSLTNERCSFWHFRFDAHADMRLNALTDVMRADTRLKKAYLIGQDYSFGQQVVRRAREMIAAKRPDIEIVGEELHPMGRVKDFLPYATKIRASGAQAVVTGNWGNDLTLLVKAVRDLGLNVKFYTFYGNALGVPATLGDAGVGTVLAVSEWHFNVGDAGSDAMVGAFRRRFPNPQEDYLHARMQLMVEMAVAAMEKARSTEAVPVARALEGLSFQGAAVGVPHSGLMRAEDHQLIQPLYVSGMDRAGAGGPKWDVEGSGYGFRTVRRFDGPLTALPSRCTMTRP, from the coding sequence ATGATGTCCCCGACTTCTTTGCCTACCCGGCGTCAATGGGTTCAACAGATCGCGGGCGCGGTGGGGCTGCTGGCGGGGATGTCCGCTGCGGTGGCGGCTGCACCCGCTGAGCCGATTCGGTTGGCGCTGATTGAGGGGCTGTCCGGCCCGTTCGGCAATGCGGGGGAGGCGGTGTTTCGCAACCTCCAATTTACGGTGGAGCGTGTGAACGCACGCGGCGGTGTGAAGCTGCCCGGTGGCGCCCGTCCGCTGGCGTTGCTGCGCCTCGATAGCAAGGGCAACACCGAGGAGGCGTTGAGCCTGCTGCGCAGTGCCATCGACCAAGGTGCCCGTTTCATTCTGCAAGGCAACAGTTCGGCCACAGCCGCCGCCCTCATCGACGCGCTGAACAAACACAACGAGCGCGAGCCGCAGCGCAGGGTGTTGTTCCTCAACTATTCAGCCGTCGATCCGAGTTTGACGAACGAGCGGTGCAGCTTTTGGCACTTCCGCTTCGATGCCCACGCGGACATGCGCCTGAACGCCCTGACCGACGTGATGCGTGCCGATACGCGCCTGAAAAAAGCCTACCTCATCGGCCAAGATTACAGCTTTGGCCAGCAGGTGGTGCGCCGGGCCCGCGAGATGATCGCCGCCAAGCGGCCAGACATTGAGATCGTTGGTGAGGAGCTGCACCCGATGGGCCGGGTGAAGGACTTCCTGCCCTATGCCACCAAAATCCGCGCCAGCGGCGCCCAAGCGGTGGTGACGGGCAACTGGGGCAACGACTTGACACTGTTGGTCAAGGCGGTGCGAGACCTGGGGTTGAACGTCAAGTTCTACACCTTTTACGGCAATGCACTGGGCGTGCCAGCGACCTTGGGGGATGCCGGCGTGGGCACGGTGCTGGCCGTGTCCGAGTGGCACTTCAATGTGGGCGATGCCGGCTCGGACGCCATGGTCGGTGCGTTTCGCCGCCGCTTTCCCAATCCGCAGGAGGACTACCTGCACGCTCGGATGCAGCTCATGGTCGAGATGGCCGTGGCCGCGATGGAAAAAGCCCGCTCAACCGAGGCCGTACCGGTGGCCCGGGCGCTGGAGGGCCTGTCGTTCCAAGGGGCGGCGGTCGGTGTGCCACACAGTGGTCTGATGCGTGCGGAGGATCATCAGTTGATCCAGCCGTTGTACGTCAGCGGCATGGATCGGGCGGGGGCAGGGGGGCCGAAGTGGGATGTCGAAGGCTCCGGCTATGGTTTCCGCACGGTGCGGCGCTTCGATGGCCCTCTCACTGCCTTGCCCAGCCGCTGTACGATGACCCGACCCTGA
- the rpsO gene encoding 30S ribosomal protein S15 — translation MSVADINKADIVAAHARGAADTGSPEVQVALLTARINELTPHFKLHAKDHHGRRGLLKMVNQRKRLLAYLKSTDADRYVALIKKLGLRK, via the coding sequence ATGTCCGTGGCTGACATCAACAAGGCCGACATCGTCGCCGCCCACGCTCGCGGTGCTGCTGATACCGGCTCCCCCGAAGTGCAAGTCGCTCTGCTGACCGCTCGCATCAACGAGCTGACCCCCCACTTCAAGCTCCACGCCAAGGATCACCATGGCCGTCGCGGTCTGCTGAAGATGGTCAACCAGCGCAAGCGCCTGCTGGCTTACCTGAAGAGCACGGACGCCGATCGCTACGTTGCGCTGATCAAGAAGCTGGGCCTGCGCAAGTAA
- a CDS encoding NADH-quinone oxidoreductase subunit C, whose protein sequence is MTKKLNSLQAALETVLGERIRHFKRDRGEITITVSAADYFDVAKALHDDPSLKFEQLVDLCGMDMFTYKDQPWDGPRFVTVLHLLSVSLNWRLRVKVFAPDDDLPVVASVNPIWNSANWYERESFDMYGIIYEGHEDLRRILTDYGFIGHPMRKDFPVSGHVEMRYDAETRRVVYQPVTIEPREITPRVIREDKYGGLH, encoded by the coding sequence ATGACGAAGAAACTCAATTCTTTGCAAGCTGCGCTCGAAACCGTGCTGGGCGAGCGCATTCGCCATTTCAAGCGCGATCGCGGTGAGATCACCATCACGGTGAGTGCAGCTGATTATTTCGACGTGGCCAAAGCGCTGCATGACGACCCTAGCCTCAAATTTGAGCAGTTGGTTGACTTGTGCGGTATGGACATGTTCACCTACAAAGATCAGCCTTGGGATGGGCCGCGTTTCGTGACCGTGCTGCATCTGTTGTCTGTGAGCCTGAATTGGCGTTTGCGCGTCAAAGTGTTTGCGCCCGATGACGATTTGCCGGTGGTGGCCTCTGTCAACCCGATTTGGAACTCGGCCAACTGGTACGAGCGCGAGTCGTTTGACATGTACGGCATCATCTACGAGGGTCACGAGGATCTGCGTCGCATCTTGACGGACTACGGCTTCATCGGTCATCCGATGCGCAAAGACTTCCCTGTCAGCGGCCATGTAGAGATGCGCTACGACGCTGAAACCCGTCGTGTGGTCTACCAGCCGGTGACCATTGAGCCGCGCGAAATCACGCCGCGCGTGATCCGCGAAGACAAGTACGGCGGCCTGCACTGA
- a CDS encoding NAD(P)H-quinone oxidoreductase, with protein sequence MRAIAITQFGAPEVLVETVCADPVPAAGEVLIRVSASGVNRPDVLQRKGAYAPPPGASELPGLEVAGTLVAGDAAALAAAGWQLGDRVCALVAGGGYAELCVAPIAQCLPIPAGLSDVEAASLPETFFTVWSNVFDRARLQAGETLLVQGGTSGIGVTAILLAKALGATVIVTAGSDDKCAACLKLGADHAINYKTHDFAAEVKRLTDGRGVDVVLDMVAGDYVAREVSCLADDGRIVIIAIQGGTKSGFNAGDVLRRRLTITGSTLRPRSVAFKAAIAHQLRQTVWPLFERGDIRPVIERVFPAAQAAQAHALMESGQHVGKIVLQW encoded by the coding sequence ATGCGAGCCATTGCCATCACCCAGTTCGGTGCCCCCGAGGTACTGGTCGAAACCGTGTGCGCCGACCCGGTGCCGGCGGCGGGTGAGGTGCTGATCCGCGTCAGCGCTTCGGGGGTGAATCGGCCAGACGTGTTACAGCGCAAAGGCGCGTATGCACCGCCGCCGGGCGCTTCCGAGCTGCCGGGGTTGGAAGTGGCAGGCACCCTCGTCGCTGGCGATGCGGCGGCGTTGGCGGCGGCGGGCTGGCAACTGGGGGATCGCGTCTGCGCCCTGGTGGCCGGGGGCGGTTACGCCGAGTTGTGCGTGGCTCCGATTGCGCAGTGTTTGCCAATCCCCGCCGGTTTGAGCGACGTGGAAGCGGCCAGCCTGCCCGAAACCTTTTTCACCGTCTGGTCGAACGTGTTCGATCGGGCACGCTTGCAGGCAGGTGAAACCCTGCTGGTACAAGGCGGTACCAGTGGCATCGGCGTGACGGCGATCTTGCTGGCCAAAGCCCTGGGTGCCACCGTCATCGTGACCGCCGGCAGCGATGACAAGTGCGCTGCTTGCCTCAAATTGGGTGCTGACCACGCCATCAACTACAAAACCCACGATTTCGCTGCCGAGGTCAAGCGCCTGACCGACGGGCGTGGCGTGGACGTGGTGTTGGACATGGTTGCCGGCGACTATGTGGCCCGCGAAGTGAGTTGCTTGGCCGATGACGGGCGCATCGTCATCATCGCCATCCAAGGCGGCACCAAGTCGGGCTTCAACGCGGGTGACGTGCTGCGGCGCCGGCTCACCATCACAGGTTCGACGCTGCGTCCGCGCTCGGTGGCCTTTAAAGCGGCGATTGCGCACCAGTTGCGCCAGACCGTATGGCCGCTGTTCGAGCGTGGGGACATCCGCCCGGTGATCGAGCGTGTATTCCCAGCGGCGCAAGCGGCGCAAGCCCATGCGCTGATGGAGTCCGGTCAGCATGTCGGCAAGATCGTGTTGCAGTGGTGA
- a CDS encoding NADH-quinone oxidoreductase subunit NuoE family protein: MTLSEATKARFAREVAKYPAGYQQSAVMACLSIVQQEQGWVSAEAEEQIAAYLGMAPIAVREVTTFYNMYNQQPTGKYKLNVCTNLPCQLRNGQGALEHLLKALGVEDGGTTADGLFTVAKCECLGACADAPVMLVNDRQMLSYMSDDKLDELVKVIKSAEGKAA, encoded by the coding sequence ATGACTCTTTCTGAAGCCACCAAGGCGCGTTTTGCGCGCGAAGTTGCCAAGTATCCGGCGGGCTATCAACAGTCGGCCGTGATGGCCTGTCTGTCGATCGTGCAGCAGGAGCAGGGCTGGGTGTCGGCTGAGGCCGAAGAGCAGATCGCTGCTTACCTGGGCATGGCGCCGATCGCCGTGCGTGAGGTCACCACCTTCTACAACATGTACAACCAGCAGCCGACGGGCAAGTACAAGCTCAACGTCTGCACCAACCTGCCGTGCCAACTGCGCAACGGTCAGGGTGCGCTGGAGCATCTGTTGAAGGCGTTGGGCGTCGAAGACGGCGGCACCACTGCCGACGGCCTGTTCACCGTGGCCAAGTGCGAGTGTTTGGGCGCTTGCGCGGATGCACCGGTGATGCTGGTCAACGATCGCCAGATGCTCAGCTACATGAGCGATGACAAGCTGGACGAACTGGTCAAAGTGATCAAGTCCGCAGAAGGAAAGGCCGCCTGA
- the nuoF gene encoding NADH-quinone oxidoreductase subunit NuoF: protein MALDLSRFQATGLETCFHDRHIGAQIYAGLDGKNWRLADYVARGGYQALRKVLGADGGAGMTQDQVIAEVKASALRGRGGAGFPTGLKWSFMPRSFPGQKFLMCNSDEGEPGTCKDRDILQFNPHIVIEGMAIAAFAMGITRGYNYIHGEIFEVYERFEEAIAEAKAAGLLGNNILGTNFSFELNAHHGFGAYICGEETSLLESVEGKKGQPRFKPPFPASFGLYGKPTTINNTETFAAVPWIIRNGGQAYLECGKPNNGGTKIFSMVGDVARPGNYEIPMGTPFSKLLELAGGVKGGKKLKAVIPGGSSSPVLPADVMMACTMDYDSISKAGSMLGSGAVIVMDETRCMVKSLLRLSYFYAHESCGQCTPCREGTGWLYRLVSRIEHGEGRMEDLALLDNVAENIMGRTICALGDAAAMPVRGMIKHFRNEFVHHIEHKTCTVPAYV from the coding sequence ATGGCACTCGATCTTTCCCGTTTCCAGGCCACGGGCCTCGAAACCTGCTTCCATGATCGCCACATCGGCGCTCAGATCTATGCCGGTTTGGACGGCAAGAATTGGCGTCTGGCGGACTATGTCGCCCGTGGCGGCTACCAAGCCCTGCGCAAGGTGCTGGGGGCGGACGGCGGCGCCGGCATGACCCAGGATCAGGTGATCGCCGAAGTCAAGGCCTCCGCGCTGCGTGGCCGTGGCGGTGCAGGCTTTCCGACCGGTCTGAAGTGGAGCTTCATGCCCCGCTCCTTCCCGGGCCAGAAGTTCCTGATGTGTAACTCGGACGAAGGTGAGCCGGGGACTTGCAAGGATCGCGACATCCTGCAATTCAACCCGCACATCGTGATCGAAGGCATGGCCATCGCCGCGTTCGCGATGGGCATCACCCGGGGCTACAACTACATCCACGGTGAAATTTTCGAGGTGTACGAACGCTTCGAGGAGGCCATCGCCGAGGCCAAAGCTGCTGGTCTGTTGGGCAACAACATCCTGGGAACGAATTTCAGCTTCGAGCTGAATGCGCACCATGGTTTTGGCGCCTACATCTGCGGCGAAGAAACCTCGCTGCTGGAATCGGTGGAAGGCAAGAAGGGCCAGCCGCGCTTCAAGCCGCCGTTCCCGGCGAGCTTCGGCCTCTACGGCAAGCCCACCACCATCAATAACACCGAGACCTTCGCGGCGGTGCCTTGGATCATCCGCAACGGCGGCCAAGCCTACCTGGAATGCGGCAAGCCCAACAACGGCGGCACCAAGATTTTCTCGATGGTCGGTGACGTGGCGCGTCCCGGCAACTACGAGATCCCGATGGGCACACCGTTCTCCAAGTTGTTGGAGTTGGCGGGTGGCGTCAAGGGTGGCAAGAAGCTGAAGGCGGTGATTCCAGGCGGTTCGTCCTCCCCGGTGCTGCCAGCCGACGTGATGATGGCCTGCACGATGGACTATGACTCCATCAGCAAGGCGGGCTCCATGCTCGGTTCCGGCGCGGTGATCGTGATGGATGAGACTCGCTGCATGGTCAAGAGCCTGCTGCGTCTGTCTTACTTCTATGCGCACGAATCCTGCGGTCAATGCACGCCCTGCCGTGAAGGCACGGGTTGGCTGTACCGTTTGGTCAGTCGTATCGAGCATGGCGAAGGTCGCATGGAAGACTTGGCGCTGCTCGACAACGTGGCAGAAAACATCATGGGGCGCACCATCTGTGCCCTGGGCGATGCGGCGGCGATGCCGGTTCGCGGAATGATCAAACATTTCCGTAACGAGTTCGTTCACCACATCGAGCACAAGACCTGCACGGTCCCGGCCTACGTCTGA
- a CDS encoding NADH-quinone oxidoreductase subunit A translates to MDLQAYLPVILFIVVGTAIGIAPQVLGFLLGPNRPDAEKNSPYECGFEAFEDARMKFDVRYYLVAILFILFDLEIAFLFPWAVSLQDIGASGFWAMMVFLAILVVGFAYEWKKGALDWE, encoded by the coding sequence ATGGATCTGCAAGCCTACCTTCCCGTCATTCTTTTCATCGTGGTCGGTACTGCCATTGGCATTGCGCCGCAGGTGCTCGGCTTCTTGCTGGGCCCCAATCGCCCCGATGCTGAAAAGAACTCTCCCTACGAATGCGGCTTCGAGGCTTTTGAAGACGCTCGGATGAAGTTTGATGTGCGCTACTACTTGGTGGCCATTCTGTTCATCTTGTTCGATTTGGAAATCGCGTTCCTGTTTCCGTGGGCCGTTTCGTTGCAAGACATCGGCGCGTCAGGTTTCTGGGCGATGATGGTGTTTCTGGCCATCCTCGTCGTCGGTTTTGCCTACGAATGGAAGAAGGGTGCCCTGGACTGGGAGTGA
- a CDS encoding NuoB/complex I 20 kDa subunit family protein: MAIDGVLKEGFVTTSVDKLINWSKTGSLWPMTFGLACCAVEMIHAGAARYDIDRFGMLFRPSPRQSDLMVVAGTLCNKMAPALRKVYDQMAEPRWVLSMGSCANGGGYYHYSYSVVRGCDRIVPVDVYVPGCPPTAEALLYGILQLQAKIRRENTIARK; the protein is encoded by the coding sequence ATGGCTATTGATGGCGTTTTGAAAGAAGGGTTTGTGACCACCTCGGTCGACAAACTCATCAACTGGTCGAAAACCGGCTCTTTGTGGCCGATGACGTTCGGTCTGGCTTGCTGTGCCGTGGAAATGATCCACGCGGGTGCAGCCCGGTATGACATTGACCGTTTCGGCATGTTGTTCCGTCCCAGCCCACGTCAATCTGACTTGATGGTGGTGGCCGGCACGTTGTGCAACAAGATGGCCCCAGCGTTGCGCAAGGTGTATGACCAGATGGCGGAGCCCCGTTGGGTGCTCTCTATGGGGTCGTGTGCCAATGGTGGTGGTTATTACCACTACAGCTATTCGGTGGTTCGTGGCTGTGACCGCATCGTGCCGGTGGATGTTTACGTGCCAGGTTGTCCACCGACGGCTGAGGCGCTGCTCTACGGCATCCTGCAATTGCAGGCCAAAATTCGCCGCGAAAACACCATCGCGCGCAAGTAA
- the secG gene encoding preprotein translocase subunit SecG has product MQIWTSLLVVVQMVAAIAMIGLVLVQHGKGADMGASFGSGASGSLFGATGSANFLSRSTAICAGVFFTATLALAFFSGSVRPTTPTDGGSVLDRAGVAASVPAVPQIPAVAPAVAASVGVAASAQ; this is encoded by the coding sequence ATGCAAATTTGGACAAGTTTGCTGGTCGTGGTGCAGATGGTGGCTGCCATCGCCATGATCGGTCTGGTGCTGGTGCAGCACGGCAAGGGCGCGGACATGGGCGCTTCGTTTGGCAGCGGGGCGTCGGGCAGTTTGTTCGGTGCCACGGGCAGCGCTAACTTCTTGTCGCGTTCGACGGCCATTTGCGCAGGGGTATTTTTCACCGCAACGCTGGCGTTGGCATTCTTCTCCGGCAGCGTGCGTCCGACCACTCCAACGGATGGTGGCAGCGTGTTGGATCGGGCGGGCGTAGCGGCTTCGGTGCCGGCGGTGCCACAGATTCCTGCGGTTGCGCCTGCCGTGGCAGCCAGTGTGGGTGTAGCTGCTTCAGCGCAGTAA
- the tsaD gene encoding tRNA (adenosine(37)-N6)-threonylcarbamoyltransferase complex transferase subunit TsaD, with protein sequence MNVLAFESSCDETGVALVSYAGHARPQLLAHALHSQIKMHEAYGGVVPELASRDHVRRVLPLTRQVLADAQLSLDAVDVVAFTQGPGLAGALLVGAGVACALAAALGKPTLGVHHLEGHLLSPFLSADPPEFPFVALLVSGGHTQLMRVDGVGRYELLGETIDDAAGEAFDKSAKLLGLGYPGGPALSQLAQQGNPQAFDLPRPLLHQPNLDFSFAGLKTAVLTTLKRLGPDVTDAQRADVAASTQAAIVEVLVKKSLKALKATGLKRLVIAGGVGANAGLRAQLNEAAQRHRFRVHYPELHLCTDNGAMIALAAAMRLQAGLAHAGTDYRFDVRPRWALDAA encoded by the coding sequence ATGAATGTTCTGGCGTTCGAATCCTCGTGTGACGAAACCGGCGTGGCTTTGGTGAGCTACGCGGGCCACGCGCGTCCGCAACTGCTGGCGCATGCGCTGCACAGCCAGATCAAGATGCACGAGGCTTACGGCGGCGTGGTGCCCGAGCTGGCCTCGCGGGATCATGTGCGCCGCGTGCTGCCCTTGACGCGCCAAGTGCTGGCCGACGCCCAACTCAGCTTGGACGCGGTGGACGTGGTGGCCTTCACCCAAGGGCCGGGGCTGGCGGGGGCGTTGCTGGTGGGTGCGGGCGTGGCCTGTGCGCTGGCCGCTGCGCTGGGCAAACCGACGCTGGGCGTGCATCACCTCGAAGGGCACTTGCTGTCGCCGTTTTTGTCCGCCGATCCGCCGGAGTTTCCTTTTGTGGCGCTGTTGGTGTCCGGCGGACACACGCAGTTGATGCGTGTGGATGGCGTCGGGCGCTACGAGTTGCTCGGCGAAACCATCGACGATGCGGCGGGCGAAGCCTTCGACAAATCCGCCAAGCTGCTGGGGCTGGGTTACCCCGGTGGGCCGGCGCTCTCCCAACTCGCGCAGCAAGGCAACCCGCAGGCGTTTGACTTGCCCCGGCCATTGCTGCATCAGCCCAACCTCGATTTTTCGTTCGCCGGGCTGAAAACGGCGGTGCTCACCACCCTGAAGCGCCTCGGCCCCGACGTGACGGACGCTCAGCGCGCCGACGTGGCGGCCAGCACCCAAGCCGCCATCGTCGAGGTGCTGGTGAAGAAGTCCCTCAAGGCGCTGAAGGCCACGGGGCTCAAGCGCCTGGTGATCGCCGGCGGCGTGGGCGCCAACGCCGGGTTGCGCGCTCAGTTGAATGAAGCGGCGCAGCGCCACCGCTTCCGCGTTCACTACCCTGAACTGCACTTGTGTACCGACAACGGCGCCATGATCGCCCTGGCCGCCGCGATGCGTTTGCAAGCCGGCTTGGCCCACGCCGGCACCGATTACCGCTTTGATGTGCGCCCCCGCTGGGCGCTGGACGCTGCCTGA
- the tpiA gene encoding triose-phosphate isomerase gives MRRKLVVGNWKMHGSHKANAELLAGIVEARPFGCDVAVCVPFPYLSETAVTLAASDVRWGAQDCSAHEQGAYTGEVSVGMLHEFGCRYVIVGHSERRAYHGETDQLVADKAKAALARGITPIVCVGETLEQREAGETEAVVKRQLSAVIHTLGHCAGEMVVAYEPVWAIGTGRTASPEQAQAVHAVLRAQLRAATARADEMQILYGGSVKPDNATVLFTQADIDGGLIGGAALKAKDFVAICRAAG, from the coding sequence ATGCGACGCAAACTCGTGGTCGGCAACTGGAAGATGCATGGTAGCCACAAGGCCAACGCTGAGCTGTTGGCGGGCATCGTCGAGGCCCGTCCATTCGGGTGTGACGTGGCCGTGTGCGTGCCGTTCCCCTATCTGTCTGAAACAGCGGTGACGCTGGCTGCCAGCGACGTGCGCTGGGGCGCCCAAGATTGCTCGGCCCATGAGCAAGGGGCTTACACGGGTGAAGTGTCTGTGGGGATGCTGCACGAGTTCGGTTGCCGCTACGTCATCGTTGGGCACTCGGAGCGTCGTGCTTACCACGGTGAAACCGATCAGCTCGTGGCTGATAAGGCCAAAGCTGCCCTGGCACGCGGCATCACCCCGATCGTCTGCGTGGGCGAAACCCTGGAGCAGCGCGAAGCGGGTGAAACCGAGGCCGTGGTCAAACGTCAGCTTTCGGCTGTGATTCACACGCTGGGCCACTGTGCCGGCGAGATGGTTGTGGCCTACGAACCGGTGTGGGCCATTGGCACCGGTCGCACCGCATCGCCTGAGCAGGCGCAAGCCGTTCATGCAGTGCTGCGCGCACAACTGCGGGCTGCCACGGCACGGGCCGATGAGATGCAAATCCTGTACGGTGGCAGCGTCAAACCAGACAACGCCACCGTGCTGTTCACCCAAGCCGATATCGACGGTGGCTTGATCGGTGGCGCAGCACTCAAAGCCAAGGACTTCGTGGCGATCTGCCGCGCAGCCGGCTGA